The Candidatus Methylomirabilis sp. genome contains a region encoding:
- a CDS encoding phosphoribosyltransferase family protein, whose protein sequence is MVFKPRGQLLEAAEIRRAVTRIAHEILERNKGAGEVALVGIAARGDDLARRLAEELRRIEGVEVPVGTLDITFYRDDIGMRAEAP, encoded by the coding sequence ATGGTCTTTAAGCCCCGCGGGCAGCTCCTCGAGGCCGCGGAGATCCGGCGGGCGGTCACCCGGATCGCCCACGAGATCTTGGAGCGGAACAAGGGAGCGGGAGAGGTGGCGCTCGTGGGCATCGCCGCCCGGGGCGACGACCTGGCCCGGCGCCTGGCGGAGGAGCTGCGCCGGATCGAGGGTGTCGAGGTTCCCGTGGGAACCCTCGACATCACCTTCTATCGCGACGACATCGGGATGCGGGCGGAGGCTCCG